One window from the genome of Danaus plexippus chromosome 3 unlocalized genomic scaffold, MEX_DaPlex mxdp_30, whole genome shotgun sequence encodes:
- the LOC116766881 gene encoding carbohydrate sulfotransferase 4-like, with translation MLRKINFYSICFAFGLSVLLIFAGSRYTDNTNYRPSSESRRNIKYFLKVEDIDENLVQTVPTNPYDGSPDIDKIIDKTRIKIRHELLVYNFTHSGVKKLEDLVMESGGQPLRSLIISTWRSGTTFLGEVLNAVPGNFYHYEPFLNYGIVQIRGTPESDNVLKTIKKMFLCQYNDMNDYFEYGKSHWHQFSHNTRLWDHCKFKKELCTDPDFTSRFCKLFPFQSMKVVRVRLRLIKQLLQDKELNLKVILLIRDPRGVMQSRQHRNFCQPAPDCWKPELLCADMISDYVAAGRLIQEFPDRIMALRYEELALNPNTTSYSILKFLGLGVTSSVDEFLHLHTNIEVAGVSSTFRVSKAVPFRWKNVLDFNYVDEIQMTCKGAMDLWGYQLAHNATHMTSKEFNPIQEYSLKQ, from the exons ATGTTgcggaaaattaatttttactcaaTATGTTTTGCGTTCGGTCTCAgtgttcttttaatatttgctgGAAGTCGATATACAGATAACACCAATTACCGTCCATCTTCAGAAAGTCGAAggaatattaagtattttttgaaaGTTGAAGATATAGATGAAAATTTAGTGCAGACAGTACCAACCAACCCTTATGATGGTTCACCtgacattgataaaattatagataaaacGAGGATAAAAATCAGACATgaattattagtttataattttacacatTCTGGAGTCAAGAAGCTTGAAGATTTAGTGATGGAATCAGGGGGGCAACCCTTAAGGAGTTTGATAATATCAACTTGGAGATCAGGAACAACCTTTCTGGGAGAGGTGCTTAATGCTGTGCCGGGTAATTTTTATCACTATGAACCATTTTTGAATTATGGAATTGTTCAAATAAGAGGCACGCCAGAATCTGACAATGTTCTGAAGACTATTAAAAAGATGTTTCTGTGCCAATATAATGACATGAATGATTACTTTGAATATGGTAAAAGTCACTGGCACCAATTCAGTCATAACACAAGACTTTGGGACCACTGTAAATTTAAGAAGGAACTGTGCACGGATCCAGATTTTACTTCcagattttgtaaattattccCATTTCAAAGTATGAAAGTTGTTCGTGTTCGGTTACGTCTCATTAAGCAACTATTACAAGATAAAGA GCTTAATCTGAAAGTTATACTATTAATCCGAGATCCAAGAGGTGTGATGCAGTCGAGACAACATCGTAACTTCTGCCAGCCGGCACCAGATTGCTGGAAGCCTGAATTGTTGTGTGCTGATATGATCAGTGACTATGTGGCAGCCGGTCGGCTCATTCAAGAGTTCCCCGATagaattat ggCACTACGGTATGAGGAACTTGCGCTGAACCCAAACACAACTTCATACAGCATACTGAAGTTCTTAGGGCTCGGTGTGACTTCCTCGGTGGATGAATTTTTACATCTTCACACAAACATTGAAGTGGCAGGAGTCAGTTCAACCTTCAGGGTCTCAAAAGCAGTGCCTTTCAGATGGAAAAATGTTCTAGATTTTAATTACGTGGATGAGATACAG ATGACGTGTAAAGGAGCAATGGACCTGTGGGGATACCAGCTCGCTCACAATGCAACTCACATGACAAGCAAAGAATTCAACCCAATACAGGAATACTCTCTAAagcaatga